In a genomic window of Macaca nemestrina isolate mMacNem1 chromosome 18, mMacNem.hap1, whole genome shotgun sequence:
- the LOC105485005 gene encoding DNA-directed RNA polymerase III subunit RPC5 isoform X1 — translation MANEEDDPVVQEIDVYLAKSLAEKLYLFQYPVRPASMTYDDIPHLSAKIKPKQQKVELEMAIDTLNPNYCRSKGEQIALNVDGACADETSTYSSKLMDKQTFCSSQTTSNTSRYAAALYRQGELHLTPLHGILQLRPSFSYLDRADAKHREREAANEAGDSSQDEAEDDVKQITVRFSRPESEQARQRRVQSYEFLQKKHAEEPWVHLHYYGLRDSRSEHERQYLLCSGSSGVENTELVKSPSEYLMMLMPPSQEEEKDKPVAPSNVLSMAQLRTLPLADQIKILMKNVKVMPFANLMSLLGPSIDSVAVLRGIQKVAMLVQGNWVVKSDILYPKDSSSPHSGVPAEVLCRGRDFVMWKFTQSRWVVRKEVATVTKLCAEDVKDFLEHMAVVRINKGWEFILPYDGEFIKKHPDVVQRQHMLWTGIQAKLEKVYSLVKETMPKKPDAQSGPAGLVSGDQRIQVAKTKAQQNHALLERELQRRKEQLRAPAVPPGVRIKEEPVSEEGEEDDEQEAEEEEPMDTSPSGLHSKLANGLPPGRAAGTDSFNGHPPPGCASTPVARELRAFVEATFQRQFVLTLSELKRLFNLHLASLPPGHTLFSGISDRMLQDTVLAAGCKQILVPFPPQTAASPDEQKVFALWESGDMSDQHRQVLLEIFSKNYRVRRNMIQSRLTQECGEDLSKQEVDKVLKDCCVSYGGMWYLKGTVQS, via the exons ATGGCCAATGAAGAGGATGACCCAGTCGTACAGGAG ATCGACGTGTACTTGGCCAAGAGTCTGGCGGAAAAGCTGTATCTATTTCAG taCCCTGTGCGTCCAGCCTCGATGACCTATGATGACATTCCGCACCTCTCAGCCAAGATCAAGCCCAAGCAGCAGAAG GTAGAGCTTGAGATGGCCATCGACACCCTGAACCCCAACTACTGCCGCAGCAAAGGAGAGCAGATCGCGCTGAACGTGGACGGGGCCTGCGCCGACGAGACCAGCACGTATTCCTC GAAGCTGATGGACAAACAGACCTTCTGCTCTTCCCAGACCACCAGTAACACATCCCGTTATGCCGCTGCACTCTACAGGCAAG GTGAGCTCCACCTGACACCTTTACATGGCATCCTGCAGCTGCGGCCCAGCTTCTCCTACCTGGATAGGGCTGACGCCAAGCACCGGGAGAGGGAGGCAGCCAACGAGG CAGGGGACTCTTCACAGGATGAGGCGGAAGACGATGTTAAGCAGATCACG GTGCGGTTCTCCCGGCCCGAGTCAGAGCAGGCCCGCCAGCGCCGTGTGCAGTCCTACGAGTTCCTGCAGAAGAAGCATGCGGAGGAGCCCTGGGTCCATCTGCATTACTATGGCCTGAGG GACAGTCGCTCTGAGCATGAGCGCCAGTACCTGCTGTGCTCCGGCTCGAGCGGAGTGGAGAACACGGAGCTCGTCAAGTCACCCAG TGAGTACCTGATGATGCTGATGCCGCCCAGCCAGGAGGAGGAGAA AGACAAGCCCGTGGCCCCCAGCAACGTCCTGTCCATGGCCCAGCTGCGCACGCTGCCCCTGGCTGATCAGATCAAGATCCTGATGAAGAATG TGAAGGTCATGCCTTTTGCCAACTTGATGAGCCTCCTGGGCCCCTCCATTGATTCCGTGGCTGTTCTGCGGGGCATCCAGAAGGTGGCGATGCTGGTCCAAGGGAACTGGGTGGTGAAGAG TGACATCCTATACCCCAAGGACTCGTCCAGCCCTCACAGTGGCGTGCCTGCCGAGGTGCTCTGCCGGGGCCGAGACTTCGTT ATGTGGAAGTTCACGCAGAGCCGCTGGGTGGTTAGGAAAGAGGTGGCAACCGTGACCAAA CTCTGCGCCGAGGACGTGAAGGACTTCCTGGAGCACATGGCTGTGGTGAGGATCAACAAAGGCTGGGAGTTCATTCTGCCTTACGACGGGGAGTTCATCAAGAAGCACCCAGATGTGGTCCAGCGGCAGCACATGCTGTGGACGGGTATCCAGGCCAA ACTGGAAAAAGTCTATAGTCTTGTAAAGGAAACCATGCCAAAGAAGCCGGATGCACAGTCAG GGCCTGCTGGGCTGGTCTCTGGGGACCAGCGGATCCAAGTAGCCAAAACCAAGGCCCAGCAGAACCACGCATTGCTGGAGCGGGAGCTGCAGCGGCGGAAGGAGCAGCTGCGGGCGCCTGCGGTCCCGCCCGGTGTGCGGATCAAGGAGGAGCCGGTGAGCGAGGAGGGCGAGGAGGACGACGAGcaggaggcggaggaggaggagcccATGGACACTTCCCCCAGCGGCCTCCACAGCAAGCTGGCCAACGGGCTGCCTCCCGGGCGGGCTGCAGGCACGGACAGCTTCAATGGGCACCCGCCCCCGGGCTGCGCCAGCACCCCTGTGGCTCGGGAACTGAGGGCCTTCGTGGAGGCCACCTTTCAGAGACAGTTTGTGCTCACGCTGAGCGAACTCAAGCGCCTCTTCAACCTGCACTTGGCCAGCCTGCCCCCCGGCCACACACTCTTCAGCGGCATCTCGGACCGCATGCTGCAGGACACGGTGCTGGCCGCTGGTTGCAAGCAGATACTGGTGCCT TTTCCCCCACAGACTGCTGCTTCCCCGGATGAGCAGAAGGTGTTTGCCCTCTGGGAGTCTGGAGACATGAGTGATCAG CATCGACAGGTTTTGCTTgaaattttttccaaaaattacCGGGTACGCCGAAACATGATCCAGTCTCGGTTGACTCAAGAGTGTGGAGAAGATCTCAGTAAACAGGAGGTGGATAAAGTACTAAAG GACTGCTGTGTAAGCTATGGTGGCATGTGGTACCTTAAAGGGACAGTACAATCTTGA
- the LOC105485005 gene encoding DNA-directed RNA polymerase III subunit RPC5 isoform X2, which produces MPLHSTGKLHLTPLHGILQLRPSFSYLDRADAKHREREAANEAGDSSQDEAEDDVKQITVRFSRPESEQARQRRVQSYEFLQKKHAEEPWVHLHYYGLRDSRSEHERQYLLCSGSSGVENTELVKSPSEYLMMLMPPSQEEEKDKPVAPSNVLSMAQLRTLPLADQIKILMKNVKVMPFANLMSLLGPSIDSVAVLRGIQKVAMLVQGNWVVKSDILYPKDSSSPHSGVPAEVLCRGRDFVMWKFTQSRWVVRKEVATVTKLCAEDVKDFLEHMAVVRINKGWEFILPYDGEFIKKHPDVVQRQHMLWTGIQAKLEKVYSLVKETMPKKPDAQSGPAGLVSGDQRIQVAKTKAQQNHALLERELQRRKEQLRAPAVPPGVRIKEEPVSEEGEEDDEQEAEEEEPMDTSPSGLHSKLANGLPPGRAAGTDSFNGHPPPGCASTPVARELRAFVEATFQRQFVLTLSELKRLFNLHLASLPPGHTLFSGISDRMLQDTVLAAGCKQILVPFPPQTAASPDEQKVFALWESGDMSDQHRQVLLEIFSKNYRVRRNMIQSRLTQECGEDLSKQEVDKVLKDCCVSYGGMWYLKGTVQS; this is translated from the exons ATGCCGCTGCACTCTACAGGCAAG CTCCACCTGACACCTTTACATGGCATCCTGCAGCTGCGGCCCAGCTTCTCCTACCTGGATAGGGCTGACGCCAAGCACCGGGAGAGGGAGGCAGCCAACGAGG CAGGGGACTCTTCACAGGATGAGGCGGAAGACGATGTTAAGCAGATCACG GTGCGGTTCTCCCGGCCCGAGTCAGAGCAGGCCCGCCAGCGCCGTGTGCAGTCCTACGAGTTCCTGCAGAAGAAGCATGCGGAGGAGCCCTGGGTCCATCTGCATTACTATGGCCTGAGG GACAGTCGCTCTGAGCATGAGCGCCAGTACCTGCTGTGCTCCGGCTCGAGCGGAGTGGAGAACACGGAGCTCGTCAAGTCACCCAG TGAGTACCTGATGATGCTGATGCCGCCCAGCCAGGAGGAGGAGAA AGACAAGCCCGTGGCCCCCAGCAACGTCCTGTCCATGGCCCAGCTGCGCACGCTGCCCCTGGCTGATCAGATCAAGATCCTGATGAAGAATG TGAAGGTCATGCCTTTTGCCAACTTGATGAGCCTCCTGGGCCCCTCCATTGATTCCGTGGCTGTTCTGCGGGGCATCCAGAAGGTGGCGATGCTGGTCCAAGGGAACTGGGTGGTGAAGAG TGACATCCTATACCCCAAGGACTCGTCCAGCCCTCACAGTGGCGTGCCTGCCGAGGTGCTCTGCCGGGGCCGAGACTTCGTT ATGTGGAAGTTCACGCAGAGCCGCTGGGTGGTTAGGAAAGAGGTGGCAACCGTGACCAAA CTCTGCGCCGAGGACGTGAAGGACTTCCTGGAGCACATGGCTGTGGTGAGGATCAACAAAGGCTGGGAGTTCATTCTGCCTTACGACGGGGAGTTCATCAAGAAGCACCCAGATGTGGTCCAGCGGCAGCACATGCTGTGGACGGGTATCCAGGCCAA ACTGGAAAAAGTCTATAGTCTTGTAAAGGAAACCATGCCAAAGAAGCCGGATGCACAGTCAG GGCCTGCTGGGCTGGTCTCTGGGGACCAGCGGATCCAAGTAGCCAAAACCAAGGCCCAGCAGAACCACGCATTGCTGGAGCGGGAGCTGCAGCGGCGGAAGGAGCAGCTGCGGGCGCCTGCGGTCCCGCCCGGTGTGCGGATCAAGGAGGAGCCGGTGAGCGAGGAGGGCGAGGAGGACGACGAGcaggaggcggaggaggaggagcccATGGACACTTCCCCCAGCGGCCTCCACAGCAAGCTGGCCAACGGGCTGCCTCCCGGGCGGGCTGCAGGCACGGACAGCTTCAATGGGCACCCGCCCCCGGGCTGCGCCAGCACCCCTGTGGCTCGGGAACTGAGGGCCTTCGTGGAGGCCACCTTTCAGAGACAGTTTGTGCTCACGCTGAGCGAACTCAAGCGCCTCTTCAACCTGCACTTGGCCAGCCTGCCCCCCGGCCACACACTCTTCAGCGGCATCTCGGACCGCATGCTGCAGGACACGGTGCTGGCCGCTGGTTGCAAGCAGATACTGGTGCCT TTTCCCCCACAGACTGCTGCTTCCCCGGATGAGCAGAAGGTGTTTGCCCTCTGGGAGTCTGGAGACATGAGTGATCAG CATCGACAGGTTTTGCTTgaaattttttccaaaaattacCGGGTACGCCGAAACATGATCCAGTCTCGGTTGACTCAAGAGTGTGGAGAAGATCTCAGTAAACAGGAGGTGGATAAAGTACTAAAG GACTGCTGTGTAAGCTATGGTGGCATGTGGTACCTTAAAGGGACAGTACAATCTTGA